The following are from one region of the Natronosporangium hydrolyticum genome:
- the idi gene encoding isopentenyl-diphosphate Delta-isomerase, with amino-acid sequence MIPDLDRALLPVELVDSGGDPIGSSTVLRAHTAPGQLHRAFSVLLLALDGQRLLLQRRAAVKTRFPLRWANSCCGHPAPGQSVVAAATDRLAEELGVTGVELREVGVYRYRATDPASGWVEYEYDHVLVGQIPLDQRLAPDPAEVAELWWVAPVELHRLLEQQPAACAPWLAGVAAPLDTVAGKHWGG; translated from the coding sequence ATGATCCCTGACCTGGACCGGGCGCTGTTGCCGGTCGAGCTGGTCGACTCGGGCGGCGACCCGATCGGCAGCAGTACGGTGCTGCGGGCCCACACCGCCCCGGGGCAGCTGCATCGGGCGTTCTCGGTGCTGCTGCTGGCGTTGGACGGCCAGCGGCTGCTGCTGCAACGCCGGGCCGCGGTGAAGACCCGGTTCCCGCTGCGCTGGGCCAACTCCTGCTGCGGCCACCCCGCCCCGGGGCAGTCGGTGGTGGCGGCGGCCACCGACCGGCTGGCCGAGGAGCTCGGCGTCACCGGGGTCGAGCTGCGCGAGGTCGGGGTCTACCGGTATCGGGCCACCGACCCGGCGAGCGGCTGGGTGGAGTACGAGTACGATCACGTGCTGGTCGGACAGATCCCGTTGGACCAGCGGCTGGCGCCGGACCCGGCCGAGGTCGCCGAACTCTGGTGGGTCGCCCCGGTGGAGCTGCACCGGCTGCTCGAACAGCAGCCGGCGGCGTGCGCCCCGTGGCTAGCCGGGGTCGCCGCACCGTTGGACACTGTGGCCGGTAAACACTGGGGTGGATGA
- the rph gene encoding ribonuclease PH has product MTRPDGRKPEQLRPVRLTREWSSHPEGSVLVEFGDTRVLCTASVTEGVPRWRRGSGQGWVTAEYAMLPRATTSRNDRESVKGRIGGRTHEISRLIGRSLRACIDLGALGENSVVLDCDVLQADGGTRTAAITGAYVALADAVSWLSNRQRLRKAPSVVLHRSVAAVSVGVVEGEPRLDLCYAEDVAADVDMNVVCTSNGDFVEVQGTGEASVFSRSELDAMLELAVAGCAELSEAQRVVLT; this is encoded by the coding sequence ATGACGCGACCTGACGGGCGGAAGCCCGAGCAGCTCCGGCCGGTGCGGTTGACCCGGGAATGGAGCAGCCACCCAGAGGGATCGGTGCTGGTGGAGTTCGGCGACACCCGAGTGTTGTGCACCGCGAGCGTGACCGAGGGCGTCCCCCGCTGGCGCCGCGGGTCGGGCCAGGGGTGGGTGACCGCGGAGTATGCGATGCTGCCGCGCGCCACCACCAGCCGCAACGACCGGGAGAGCGTCAAAGGCCGGATCGGCGGCCGGACCCACGAGATCTCCCGGCTGATCGGGCGCAGCCTGCGGGCCTGCATCGACCTGGGCGCGCTCGGCGAAAACTCGGTGGTGCTCGACTGTGACGTGTTGCAGGCCGACGGGGGCACCCGGACCGCGGCGATCACCGGGGCGTACGTCGCCCTCGCCGACGCGGTGTCGTGGCTGTCCAACCGGCAGCGGCTCCGGAAGGCCCCGTCGGTGGTGCTGCACCGGTCAGTGGCGGCGGTCAGCGTCGGCGTGGTGGAGGGTGAGCCGCGGCTAGATCTGTGCTATGCCGAAGATGTGGCGGCCGACGTGGACATGAACGTGGTCTGTACGAGCAACGGTGACTTCGTTGAGGTGCAGGGGACCGGGGAGGCGTCGGTCTTCTCCCGGTCGGAGCTGGACGCGATGCTGGAGTTGGCGGTCGCCGGCTGCGCTGAGCTGTCCGAGGCGCAGCGGGTGGTCCTGACGTGA
- the crtI gene encoding phytoene desaturase family protein, with product MRQVTGATERVVVVGAGLGGLACALHLAGAGRQVTVVERAAEPGGRAGRLALAGFEFDTGPTVLTMPDLIAEPLAAVGESLTDWLPLTTLDPAYRAWFPDGSSLDVITDPERMAQQLAEVCGPREAAGYRRFVASARQLWQLERDDFIARNLDAPTDLLNGNLLRLLAVGGFGRLQAYIDRFFRDPRTRRIFSFQAMYAGLAPHRALAIYAVIAYLDAVCGVYFPRGGVHALPRALAGAADKHGVELRYDTTVTRVETRAGRAVAVHTTGGERIPADVVVLNPDLPAAHELLPGPGLRRRLRYSPSCVVVHIGSRQHYSKIAHHNIHFGRAWRRTFQEVIDEGRLMSDPSLLVTNPTRTDPQLAPAGQHSYYLLAPAPNLATGAQAWRSGLTDAYVSQLFEVLEARGYHGFRDAATVCHPVTPADWADQGLAAGTPFAAAHTFAQTGPFRPNNLHPALDNVVFVGSGTQPGVGVPMVLISGKLAAARVTGAAR from the coding sequence ATGCGCCAGGTCACGGGAGCCACCGAGCGGGTGGTCGTGGTGGGCGCCGGGCTCGGTGGCCTGGCCTGCGCACTGCACCTGGCCGGCGCCGGCCGGCAGGTGACTGTGGTGGAGCGGGCGGCCGAGCCGGGCGGCCGGGCCGGTCGGCTGGCCCTGGCCGGGTTCGAATTCGACACCGGGCCGACCGTGCTCACCATGCCCGACCTGATCGCCGAGCCGCTCGCGGCGGTCGGCGAGTCGCTCACCGACTGGCTACCGCTGACCACCCTCGACCCGGCGTACCGGGCCTGGTTCCCGGACGGCTCCTCGCTAGACGTGATCACCGATCCGGAGCGGATGGCGCAGCAGCTCGCCGAGGTCTGCGGCCCGCGGGAAGCCGCCGGCTACCGGCGGTTCGTGGCCAGTGCCCGGCAGCTGTGGCAGCTGGAGCGGGACGACTTCATCGCCCGCAACCTCGACGCCCCGACCGACCTGCTCAACGGCAACCTGCTGCGACTGCTCGCCGTCGGCGGGTTCGGCCGGCTGCAGGCGTACATCGACCGGTTCTTCCGGGACCCGCGCACCCGGCGGATCTTCTCGTTCCAGGCGATGTATGCCGGCCTGGCGCCGCACCGGGCGCTGGCGATCTACGCGGTCATCGCCTACCTGGACGCGGTGTGCGGGGTCTACTTTCCACGCGGCGGGGTGCACGCCCTGCCCCGGGCGCTCGCCGGCGCCGCCGACAAGCACGGCGTCGAGCTGCGCTACGACACCACGGTCACCCGGGTGGAGACCCGCGCCGGCCGGGCGGTCGCCGTCCACACCACCGGCGGGGAGCGGATCCCCGCCGACGTGGTGGTGCTCAACCCCGACCTGCCCGCCGCCCATGAGTTGCTACCGGGCCCGGGTCTGCGCCGCCGCCTGCGCTACTCGCCCTCCTGCGTGGTGGTCCATATCGGCTCTCGGCAGCACTACTCGAAGATCGCCCACCACAACATCCACTTCGGTCGTGCCTGGCGCCGGACCTTCCAGGAGGTCATCGACGAAGGGCGGTTGATGAGCGACCCGTCGCTGCTGGTCACCAACCCGACCCGGACCGATCCCCAGTTGGCCCCCGCCGGCCAGCACAGCTACTACCTGCTCGCGCCGGCGCCGAACCTGGCCACCGGCGCCCAGGCGTGGCGCTCCGGGCTCACCGACGCGTACGTGTCGCAGCTCTTCGAGGTGCTCGAAGCCCGCGGCTACCACGGATTCCGCGATGCCGCCACGGTCTGCCACCCGGTCACCCCGGCCGACTGGGCCGACCAGGGGCTGGCCGCCGGCACCCCGTTCGCGGCGGCCCACACCTTCGCCCAGACCGGCCCGTTCCGGCCGAACAACCTCCACCCGGCGCTCGACAACGTGGTCTTCGTGGGCTCCGGGACGCAGCCGGGCGTCGGCGTGCCGATGGTGCTGATCTCCGGCAAACTGGCCGCTGCCCGGGTGACCGGAGCGGCCCGATGA
- a CDS encoding MerR family transcriptional regulator yields MIETGLTAGEAARRLGVAVTTLRSWHHRYGLGPTQHEAGHHRRYSADDLARLELMRTLTSQGVPAARAARLARAGAPAPGSGRATAARALPDHPGHGPADEPEAVSSAAVRGLVYAAERLDIGSVRRVVSKAVADLGAAAAWDGLIRPALGRIEAKQAGPHGSAGGLVAVEHLLSRGISEVLGAVPRPATPPQALLTCAAEEQHSLPLEALAAALAQREINAWLLGARLPAPALAAAARRTGPGLVVVWSHARRTADPAPLVALIASRPRPAVVAAAGPGWSQPLPAGVTSLASLPEAVAAAVAVASAAPPAEPGASHAAGLTYGGGHDAT; encoded by the coding sequence ATGATCGAGACTGGACTCACCGCGGGTGAGGCCGCGCGGCGACTGGGAGTGGCGGTGACCACGCTGCGTAGCTGGCACCACCGATACGGCCTGGGGCCGACCCAGCACGAAGCCGGCCACCACCGCCGCTACAGCGCCGACGATCTGGCCAGGTTGGAGCTGATGCGCACGCTGACCTCGCAGGGGGTTCCGGCCGCGCGGGCCGCCCGGCTGGCCCGCGCCGGCGCCCCCGCACCAGGCTCGGGGCGGGCCACCGCCGCCCGGGCGTTGCCGGATCACCCGGGCCACGGCCCCGCCGACGAGCCGGAGGCCGTCTCGTCGGCGGCGGTCCGCGGGCTCGTCTACGCGGCCGAGCGGCTGGACATCGGCTCGGTCCGCCGGGTGGTGTCGAAGGCCGTGGCCGACCTGGGCGCGGCGGCCGCCTGGGACGGGCTGATCCGCCCAGCGCTGGGCCGGATCGAGGCGAAACAGGCGGGCCCCCACGGGTCGGCCGGCGGCCTGGTGGCGGTGGAGCACCTGCTCTCCCGGGGCATCTCCGAGGTGCTCGGAGCGGTGCCCCGGCCGGCCACCCCGCCGCAGGCGCTGCTCACCTGCGCCGCCGAGGAGCAGCACTCGCTGCCGCTGGAGGCGCTCGCCGCGGCGCTGGCCCAGCGGGAGATCAACGCCTGGCTGCTCGGTGCCCGCCTGCCGGCGCCGGCGCTGGCGGCCGCCGCCCGGCGTACCGGGCCGGGGCTGGTCGTGGTGTGGTCGCACGCCCGTCGTACCGCCGACCCGGCGCCGCTGGTGGCGCTGATCGCCAGCCGGCCCCGGCCAGCGGTGGTGGCGGCTGCCGGGCCCGGCTGGTCACAGCCCTTGCCGGCGGGGGTGACCAGCCTGGCCAGCCTGCCCGAGGCGGTGGCGGCGGCGGTGGCGGTCGCCAGCGCCGCCCCGCCTGCCGAACCAGGAGCGAGCCACGCTGCCGGCCTGACATATGGTGGCGGGCATGACGCGACCTGA
- a CDS encoding phytoene/squalene synthase family protein codes for MEPALAAAYQRCRQLHRHHGRTYYLATRLLPRHKRPHVHALYGFTRYADEIVDRTEDLPPDKRAERFREWSETFLAGLAGAPVTDPLLPAVLHTIDACQLDPDDFAAFLKSMAMDLTVTEYQTYEELLSYMEGSAAVIGTMMLPILDPTDPAAARGPARELGLAFQLTNFIRDVGEDLDRGRIYLPQQDLARFGVTPAGLRAAAARGSADPAIRSLIRYQVTRAHQHYAAAAPGVTMLTPSSQACIRAAYHLYAEILTEVARVDFDVFRRRAVVPRARRARLAARSLLTRAGTPVTPPGARRPA; via the coding sequence GTGGAGCCAGCGCTCGCCGCCGCTTACCAGCGGTGCCGGCAGCTGCATCGACACCACGGGCGGACGTACTACCTGGCCACTCGCCTGCTGCCCAGGCACAAGCGACCACATGTCCACGCTTTATATGGTTTTACCCGATATGCCGATGAGATCGTGGACAGAACCGAAGATCTCCCCCCGGATAAGCGGGCCGAACGGTTCCGGGAGTGGTCGGAGACCTTCCTCGCCGGCCTCGCCGGTGCACCGGTCACCGATCCGCTGCTGCCCGCGGTGCTGCACACGATCGACGCCTGCCAGCTCGACCCCGACGACTTCGCCGCCTTCCTCAAGAGCATGGCGATGGACCTCACGGTCACCGAGTACCAGACCTACGAGGAGCTGCTCTCCTACATGGAGGGTTCCGCGGCGGTGATCGGCACGATGATGCTGCCCATCCTCGACCCGACCGACCCGGCAGCCGCCCGCGGACCCGCCCGCGAGCTGGGGTTGGCGTTCCAGCTCACCAACTTCATCCGGGATGTCGGCGAGGACCTCGACCGGGGCCGCATCTACCTGCCGCAGCAGGACCTGGCCCGGTTCGGGGTCACCCCCGCCGGGCTGCGGGCCGCTGCCGCGCGCGGCAGCGCCGATCCCGCGATCCGGTCGCTGATCCGCTATCAGGTGACCCGGGCACACCAGCACTACGCCGCCGCCGCACCCGGCGTCACCATGCTCACGCCCAGCTCACAGGCGTGCATCCGGGCCGCCTATCACCTGTACGCGGAGATCCTCACCGAGGTCGCCCGGGTCGACTTCGACGTATTCCGCCGCCGCGCGGTGGTACCGCGTGCCCGGCGGGCGCGGCTGGCCGCCCGTAGCCTGCTCACCCGAGCCGGGACCCCGGTCACCCCACCCGGCGCCCGGAGGCCGGCATGA
- a CDS encoding cryptochrome/photolyase family protein: MTREATPAVLLFTRDLRLDDNPALAAAARGPVLPLFVVDPRLPAGENRRHFLAECLTDLRESLRQRGADLLVRRGDPVHEAISLAKQIGAGAIHLAEDVSGYATRRQRRLLTAADSARLTVHLHPGITVVPAGDLVPASGDHYRVFTPYFRAWRQIRWRDPAAAPAALSLPPGAADLPRQEPAAALGRIRATARTLPTGGESAAEAAFRQFGRYAAEYPERQDDLAADRTSRFSAYLHFGALSARRVATSPAMPEALVRQFCWRDFHHQVLAAFPALPWEPYRRRADTPDGVDRGGAAPADADTLAQWREGSTGLPIVDAGMRQLQAEGFLPNRARLITATYLVKRLRGDWRDGAAWYDDQLVDADLANNYGNWQWVAGTGNDTRPHRGFNPLRQASRFDPAGEYVRRWLPELAEVTGPQVHEPWRLPEPVRRGLRYPMLDPATLDPATPRSR; encoded by the coding sequence ATGACCCGGGAGGCCACGCCCGCCGTGCTGCTGTTCACCCGCGATCTACGGCTCGACGACAATCCGGCGCTCGCCGCCGCCGCCCGCGGGCCGGTGCTCCCGCTGTTCGTGGTGGACCCCCGGCTACCCGCCGGCGAAAACCGGCGCCACTTCCTCGCCGAGTGCCTGACCGACCTGCGGGAGTCGCTCCGGCAGCGCGGCGCCGACCTGCTGGTCCGGCGAGGTGACCCGGTTCACGAAGCGATCTCGCTCGCGAAACAGATCGGCGCGGGCGCCATCCATCTCGCCGAGGATGTCAGCGGCTACGCCACCCGCCGGCAGCGGCGGCTCCTGACGGCGGCCGACTCCGCCCGGCTCACCGTCCACCTGCATCCGGGCATCACCGTGGTGCCCGCGGGCGACCTGGTGCCGGCCAGCGGCGACCACTACCGGGTCTTCACGCCTTACTTCCGAGCCTGGCGACAGATCCGCTGGCGGGATCCAGCGGCCGCACCGGCGGCGCTGTCGCTGCCACCCGGCGCCGCTGACCTCCCTCGCCAGGAACCAGCCGCCGCGCTGGGCCGGATCCGCGCGACCGCCCGGACCCTGCCCACCGGCGGCGAGTCGGCGGCGGAGGCCGCGTTTCGGCAGTTCGGTCGCTACGCCGCCGAGTACCCCGAGCGGCAGGACGACCTCGCCGCCGACCGCACCTCCCGGTTCAGCGCGTACCTCCACTTCGGGGCGCTGTCGGCGCGCCGAGTGGCGACCTCGCCGGCCATGCCCGAGGCGCTGGTCCGCCAGTTCTGCTGGCGCGACTTCCACCACCAGGTGCTGGCGGCCTTTCCGGCGCTGCCCTGGGAGCCGTACCGGCGGCGCGCGGACACCCCCGACGGCGTGGACCGCGGCGGCGCCGCCCCCGCCGACGCCGACACCCTGGCGCAGTGGCGGGAGGGCAGCACCGGGCTGCCGATCGTGGACGCCGGGATGCGGCAGCTGCAGGCCGAGGGGTTCCTCCCCAACCGGGCCCGGCTGATCACCGCCACCTACCTGGTGAAGCGGCTGCGGGGCGACTGGCGCGACGGCGCCGCCTGGTACGACGACCAGCTGGTCGACGCCGACCTGGCCAACAACTACGGCAACTGGCAGTGGGTCGCCGGCACCGGCAACGACACCCGGCCGCACCGAGGTTTCAACCCGCTCCGGCAGGCGTCCCGGTTCGACCCGGCGGGTGAGTACGTGCGCCGGTGGCTGCCCGAACTGGCCGAGGTGACCGGCCCGCAGGTGCATGAACCGTGGCGGCTGCCGGAGCCGGTACGCCGCGGGCTGCGCTACCCGATGCTCGACCCTGCGACCCTCGACCCCGCGACCCCCCGGAGCCGCTGA